In a genomic window of Salmo trutta chromosome 32, fSalTru1.1, whole genome shotgun sequence:
- the LOC115170682 gene encoding anoctamin-10-like, translating to MLRSQCNRTVLPHCQTFSQLQLVSSYIPVALCAETILSIETLSLYPVKRREEAGGWRTLRRTPCQHQEEGAMTALWDSMFLGGNTWRKELTNVTMAAFRLPVQHLNEITPLILLEFHPEVEADTVDWLLGKILTPEPLGGLDLLARVISRTRAGGAIMVVGATPERLLLEADEDLLFRHKPCCPIGGQAREVGDLGGTRSTEGVYGMLSSAECVTLVQRILDRLRVGEGEEIQVLQRIPLLPGEPVMASLSHLRVLTSIYPLHEAPLLQSLQGRWCAGWCGLKPFSQREHWQLLEDIRAYFGEAVALYFGFEGSLISALLLKSTLSMFLSFYPLWLGNNLVFFTLSSVVWSELFLQGWGENSKALQKDWGTVVTHPSHSHSSTAAAVPRVAQGTAPPQPQIDAHPFGKMSFKRLQHSVAFLTCTLCLSSVLILMYLHLDGLVGDFLLREELSFLFHNILVYLPKIALTVAMAGMDFFAFQLSQGLSPDPEPPGQQSPRQQPLLPEVILSCLFNHFSVHFYRALVLNDLTMVRFHLSVQLATHLGIKLLSATLLPRLRRMRMPPGSAHQEHQSPVLRQITEQTNRPPCDTQTWSYLELLISYCHVMFFSGIYPQCALWCLLTIIAKSCMDLWHLCSAARRPFPRTSPGGNVLWLRVFCGFEALAVLLNSLLLWSSLEFRLLFLSYTGWEMFRAFLLLQLLLLSLRGGVTFLLLHLAWFVGRKAEQPKTRQPHLHRLHRHTSTINSSSSTLT from the coding sequence ATGCTGAGGTCACAATGCAACCGCACTGTGCTGCCCCACTGTCAGACATTCTCACAGCTACAGCTAGTGTCATCATACATCCCTGTGGCACTGTGTGCTGAGACAATCTTGTCCATCGAAACCCTGTCCCTGTACCCtgtgaagagaagagaggaagcaGGGGGCTGGCGAACACTACGCAGAACCCCCTGTCAACACCAGGAAGAAGGAGCCATGACCGCCCTCTGGGACAGCATGTTTTTAGGAGGGAACACATGGAGGAAAGAACTCACCAACGTCACCATGGCAGCCTTCAGGCTCCCCGTGCAGCACCTCAATGAGATCACCCCTCTGATTCTGCTGGAGTTCCACCCTGAGGTGGAGGCTGACACTGTGGACTGGCTCCTGGGGAAGATCCTTACACCTGAGCCCCTGGGGGGACTAGACCTTTTGGCCAGAGTGATCAGCCGGACCAGGGCCGGGGGTGCCATCATGGTGGTGGGGGCTACCCCAGAGCGGCTGCTCCTGGAGGCTGACGAGGACCTTCTGTTCAGACACAAGCCCTGCTGCCCTATAGGAGGTCAGGCACGGGAGGTGGGAGACCTGGGTGGAACGCGCTCCACGGAGGGGGTGTATGGGATGCTGTCATCGGCTGAGTGTGTGACCCTGGTGCAGAGGATCCTAGACAGGCTAAGAGTTGGGGAGGGGGAGGAAATTCAGGTGCTCCAGCGGATTCCCCTCCTCCCAGGAGAACCAGTGATGGCCAGTCTGTCCCACTTAAGAGTCCTAACTAGCATCTACCCCCTACATGAAGCCCCACTGCTTCAGAGCCTCCAGGGGAGGTGGTGTGCTGGCTGGTGTGGCCTCAAACCCTTTAGCCAGAGAGAGCATTGGCAGCTGCTGGAAGATATCAGGGCTTATTTCGGGGAGGCGGTGGCCCTCTACTTTGGGTTTGAGGGTTCGCTCATCAGTGCTCTCCTCCTGAAATCCACCTTGTCCATGTTtctctccttctaccccctcTGGCTGGGGAACAACCTGGTCTTTTTCACCCTCTCCAGTGTGGTGTGGTCAGAGCTGTTCCTGCAGGGCTGGGGGGAGAATAGCAAAGCCCTGCAGAAGGACTGGGGGACTGTGGTCACTCATCCGTCACACAGTCACTCATCAACAGCAGCAGCTGTGCCCAGGGTGGCACAGGGCACAGCACCACCACAGCCCCAGATCGATGCCCACCCTTTTGGAAAGATGAGCTTTAAGAGACTGCAACACTCCGTTGCCTTCCTAACCTGcaccctctgcctctcctccgtCCTGATCCTGATGTATTTACACCTAGATGGACTAGTGGGGGACTTCCTCCTGAGAGAAGAGCTCAGTTTCCTCTTTCACAACATCCTTGTCTACCTCCCCAAAATCGCCCTCACGGTTGCCATGGCAGGGATGGACTTTTTTGCATTCCAACTGTCCCAAGGCCTCAGCCCTGATCCCGAGCCGCCAGGGCAACAGTCACCAAGGCAACAGCCCCTGCTCCCTGAGGTTATCCTCTCCTGCCTCTTCAACCACTTTTCTGTCCACTTCTACAGGGCTCTGGTCCTGAATGACCTCACCATGGTGCGCTTCCACCTGTCTGTGCAGCTGGCCACCCACCTGGGCATCAAGCTACTGTCCGCCACACTATTGCCCCgcctgaggaggatgaggatgccCCCTGGCAGCGCCCACCAGGAACATCAGTCTCCTGTCCTTAGACAGATCACAGAGCAGACTAACAGACCACCGTGTGACACCCAGACCTGGAGCTACCTGGAGCTCCTCATCTCCTACTGCCACGTCATGTTCTTCTCAGGCATCTACCCCCAGTGTGCCCTCTGGTGCCTGTTGACCATCATAGCTAAATCCTGCATGGACTTGTGGCACCTGTGTTCAGCCGCACGCCGCCCCTTCCCCAGAACATCCCCCGGGGGTAACGTTTTGTGGCTGCGGGTCTTCTGTGGCTTTGAGGCCCTGGCTGTCCTGCTCAACTCCCTCCTGCTGTGGTCCTCTCTGGAGTTCAGGCTTCTTTTCCTGAGCTATACTGGGTGGGAAATGTTCAGGGCCTTCCTCCTGCTGCAGCTGTTGCTGCTGAGCCTGAGAGGGGGGGTCACCTTCCTGCTCCTCCACCTAGCCTGGTTTGTTGGCAGAAAGGCAGAGCAGCCTAAGACTCGCCAACCCCACCTCCACAGACTCCATCGCCACACCAGCACcatcaacagcagcagcagcactctgACATAA